The Mangrovibacillus cuniculi sequence AACTCGTCAATCGTCTGACGTGTAAAACCTCTCTCTAACAGATACTCCAGCGCTTCTTGACCTTCTTTTGTATTTACCAGTAAATGATGGTAAAATTTACGTAGTAATTCATGCGCTTGAATCATTCGATGTTCTGGGGACTCTAAACGGTCTGAGTTAGTATTTTCATTTGTATGAATATCTAACTGCACATCTGTTTTATCGGCTATTTTGGAAATTGCTTCTACGAAAGAATAGCCTTCTATATCCATGATAAAGGTAAAAACATTTCCTCCTGCACCACATCCAAAGCAATGAAATATTTGCTTGTCTTCCGATACAGAAAACGATGGTGTACTCTCCCCATGAAAAGGACAAAGTCCAAAGTGATTGCGACCTTGTTTCTTTAATTGGACATATTCGCCAATTACATCAACAATATTCGTTTTTGAACGAATGAGTTCAATGGTTTCTTTTGGTATTTTTTCCATCGGACGTCTTTGTCACCCACTTATTCATAACTAGTCATATTAATTTTGATTGTTTAAAAGACGGTCTAAAGACTGAATAAATCGGTCTTTGTCTTCTTGTGTGAATTTTTTTGGTCCTTTTCCATAATTACCTTTTCGTCTTTCTTTGGCTGAATAGTATCTCATGGTAAGTGCCGTATCAATAGTTTCTTCTGTGTATACTTTTCCCGTAGGAGCAATGACGTAAACACGTTTAGCCAAAAGGAGACTAGCTAGCCCAATATCATGTGTAACAGCGATATCACGAGGTTTACAACGATTTAATAGATATAAATC is a genomic window containing:
- a CDS encoding YaiI/YqxD family protein; the encoded protein is MIWVDADACPVVQEITQIAQRRSIEVYFIASYDHMRTSPTFGKWIYVDPGQDSADLYLLNRCKPRDIAVTHDIGLASLLLAKRVYVIAPTGKVYTEETIDTALTMRYYSAKERRKGNYGKGPKKFTQEDKDRFIQSLDRLLNNQN